A single genomic interval of Camelus bactrianus isolate YW-2024 breed Bactrian camel chromosome 15, ASM4877302v1, whole genome shotgun sequence harbors:
- the FAM228B gene encoding protein FAM228B isoform X2: MKNLDSDDLINDKLPKLKSSKEWLEPQPLSFMEALAKEDIDAAIQSILYRENYVIKELDKYLKHHDFLNTRKKEMLYKRWVDHVADPLQKKIIEKVSSHKKIIKRRQKELDDFLKYVNKKENAFIEHSDPKEYDPFYMSREDPDFLKVTIRPFRDPLKKAQYDKDDGKRTLLQCKIYTMKEFKEIEKAKLHSRFPGISNSRHFMTPNEWLKLPTNYIESEFCKRSRLKVKVNFNDNSFNLKPLARAPHLLESQEEEKAVMYKGGILDSSGGQDHPSIIRGRKQCMDTDEASLVNEASSDYFIFTTKSEGHPSADSEGFSNQGAHTLILDW; this comes from the exons GCATTAGCTAAAGAAGATATTGATGCCGCTATTCAATCAATATTATATAGAGAAAATTATGTAATTAAG GAACTAGATAAGTATTTAAAACATCATGACTTcttaaatacaagaaaaaaagagatgctaTATAAAAGATGGGTTGACCATGTGGCAGATCCTCTCCAgaagaaaattatagaaaaagTTAGTTCACATAAGAAGATTATAAAAAGGAGACAAAAGGAAttagatgactttttaaaatacgtAAATAAAAAG GAAAATGCATTTATAGAGCATTCTGATCCAAAAGAATATGATCCTTTTTACATGAGCAGGGAGGACCCGGATTTTCTGAAG GTTACCATCCGACCATTTCGTGACCCTTTGAAAAAGGCACAATATGACAAAGATGATGGGAAAAGAACTCTTCTTCAGT GcaaaatatatacaatgaaagaatttaaagagatTGAGAAGGCCAAACTGCATTCCAGATTCCCAGGAATTTCTAATTCAAGGCACTTTATGACTCCGAATGAGTGGCTTAAACTGCCTACAAACTACATAGAAAGTGAATTTTGTAAAAGGAGCAG GTTAAAAGTGAAAGTGAATTTCAACGATAATAGTTTTAATTTGAAACCCTTGGCAAGAGCTCCTCATCTTCTGGAAtcccaggaagaagaaaaagcagtcATGTACAA AGGTGGGATCCTGGACTCATCTGGAGGTCAGGACCATCCATCCATTATAAGAGGAAGGAAACAGTGCATGGATACAGATGAAGCCAGCTTGGTGAATGAAGCTTCTTCTGATTACTTCATTTTCACAACGAAGTCAGAAGGTCATCCATCAGCTGATAGTGAAG GTTTTAGCAACCAAGGAGCACATACCCTGATCCTTGACTGGTAA
- the FAM228B gene encoding protein FAM228B isoform X1, whose translation MKNLDSDDLINDKLPKLKSSKEWLEPQPLSFMEALAKEDIDAAIQSILYRENYVIKELDKYLKHHDFLNTRKKEMLYKRWVDHVADPLQKKIIEKVSSHKKIIKRRQKELDDFLKYVNKKENAFIEHSDPKEYDPFYMSREDPDFLKVTIRPFRDPLKKAQYDKDDGKRTLLQCETGKIYTMKEFKEIEKAKLHSRFPGISNSRHFMTPNEWLKLPTNYIESEFCKRSRLKVKVNFNDNSFNLKPLARAPHLLESQEEEKAVMYKGGILDSSGGQDHPSIIRGRKQCMDTDEASLVNEASSDYFIFTTKSEGHPSADSEGFSNQGAHTLILDW comes from the exons GCATTAGCTAAAGAAGATATTGATGCCGCTATTCAATCAATATTATATAGAGAAAATTATGTAATTAAG GAACTAGATAAGTATTTAAAACATCATGACTTcttaaatacaagaaaaaaagagatgctaTATAAAAGATGGGTTGACCATGTGGCAGATCCTCTCCAgaagaaaattatagaaaaagTTAGTTCACATAAGAAGATTATAAAAAGGAGACAAAAGGAAttagatgactttttaaaatacgtAAATAAAAAG GAAAATGCATTTATAGAGCATTCTGATCCAAAAGAATATGATCCTTTTTACATGAGCAGGGAGGACCCGGATTTTCTGAAG GTTACCATCCGACCATTTCGTGACCCTTTGAAAAAGGCACAATATGACAAAGATGATGGGAAAAGAACTCTTCTTCAGTGTGAGACTG GcaaaatatatacaatgaaagaatttaaagagatTGAGAAGGCCAAACTGCATTCCAGATTCCCAGGAATTTCTAATTCAAGGCACTTTATGACTCCGAATGAGTGGCTTAAACTGCCTACAAACTACATAGAAAGTGAATTTTGTAAAAGGAGCAG GTTAAAAGTGAAAGTGAATTTCAACGATAATAGTTTTAATTTGAAACCCTTGGCAAGAGCTCCTCATCTTCTGGAAtcccaggaagaagaaaaagcagtcATGTACAA AGGTGGGATCCTGGACTCATCTGGAGGTCAGGACCATCCATCCATTATAAGAGGAAGGAAACAGTGCATGGATACAGATGAAGCCAGCTTGGTGAATGAAGCTTCTTCTGATTACTTCATTTTCACAACGAAGTCAGAAGGTCATCCATCAGCTGATAGTGAAG GTTTTAGCAACCAAGGAGCACATACCCTGATCCTTGACTGGTAA
- the FAM228B gene encoding protein FAM228B isoform X6, producing MKNLDSDDLINDKLPKLKSSKEWLEPQPLSFMEALAKEDIDAAIQSILYRENYVIKELDKYLKHHDFLNTRKKEMLYKRWVDHVADPLQKKIIEKVSSHKKIIKRRQKELDDFLKYVNKKENAFIEHSDPKEYDPFYMSREDPDFLKVTIRPFRDPLKKAQYDKDDGKRTLLQCETGKIYTMKEFKEIEKAKLHSRFPGISNSRHFMTPNEWLKLPTNYIESEFCKRSRLKVKVNFNDNSFNLKPLARAPHLLESQEEEKAVMYKNRGSSFLEKEPLCYQEGKNPSPKEANSKEHFSLSLSQEMDRDEDQDAVKSWHSLILQYIRQQLLVLSSQELLCMAGFPEERREQTTPPTPTPPQNRARK from the exons GCATTAGCTAAAGAAGATATTGATGCCGCTATTCAATCAATATTATATAGAGAAAATTATGTAATTAAG GAACTAGATAAGTATTTAAAACATCATGACTTcttaaatacaagaaaaaaagagatgctaTATAAAAGATGGGTTGACCATGTGGCAGATCCTCTCCAgaagaaaattatagaaaaagTTAGTTCACATAAGAAGATTATAAAAAGGAGACAAAAGGAAttagatgactttttaaaatacgtAAATAAAAAG GAAAATGCATTTATAGAGCATTCTGATCCAAAAGAATATGATCCTTTTTACATGAGCAGGGAGGACCCGGATTTTCTGAAG GTTACCATCCGACCATTTCGTGACCCTTTGAAAAAGGCACAATATGACAAAGATGATGGGAAAAGAACTCTTCTTCAGTGTGAGACTG GcaaaatatatacaatgaaagaatttaaagagatTGAGAAGGCCAAACTGCATTCCAGATTCCCAGGAATTTCTAATTCAAGGCACTTTATGACTCCGAATGAGTGGCTTAAACTGCCTACAAACTACATAGAAAGTGAATTTTGTAAAAGGAGCAG GTTAAAAGTGAAAGTGAATTTCAACGATAATAGTTTTAATTTGAAACCCTTGGCAAGAGCTCCTCATCTTCTGGAAtcccaggaagaagaaaaagcagtcATGTACAA AAACAGAGGGTCATCCTTTTTGgaaaaagaacctctgtgttatCAGGAGGGAAAGAATCCAAGTCCCAAAGAGGCCAACTCTAAAGAACACTTCTCCTTGAGTCTCAGCCAGGAGATGGACAGGGATGAGGACCAGGACGCAGTGAAGAGCTGGCATAGtctcattttgcaatacataagGCAGCAATTGCTGGTCCTGAGCAGCCAGGAACTTCTCTGTATGGCAGGCTTCCcagaagagaggagggagcagaCTACTCCTCCCACCCCGACCCCACCCCAAAACAGGGCAAGGAAGTGA